The following proteins are encoded in a genomic region of Peptococcus niger:
- a CDS encoding FtsX-like permease family protein: MVMRNPIHKRILRMALAHPGKVLPLLTALLLMTAFMSSFFIAQHTVEDLYYQQMDEGRVEDGQWTTLNPLQHDAIQRLTNKGLTVYENFYKDISFGKDKTLRLYKNRTDVDLPIMTSGRLPEKDYEIAVSANLAKVDGFHLGDCLTLEGQAYTITGLITTPDYSSLLKNRHDLVMDTGYFGIAMVTDQAFNGLTQAKTNYCYAYQAKPPVKQTAAQEQLEDCLKLIQQDNQVLDGVTRYENRCITYLMDDMGGDVPMMMTLLVLCFIALAFMSGMQSKSLIEEEAPVIGTLLASGYKRRELFIHYMATPSILTLVAILAGNVIAYAGGYRLYAGLYATSYSLPPFVPVMDLRALLLAGAIPFGLVVGINALILFRALGHRPLAFLRSECRHDRKRRNRFTLQRFSFLNTAKIRVLLDNKGNILALFFGLFIANSVLIFGLSLEPMFLNYADQVKYEMPYDTITLVKGVPSEVIRAKKGVVTNLDVRLDGEKKRISFYGMDRGSRYHTRYAIDALKEGQVAVSHGFAGRYGVKKNDVITVSVPYASKTHRLVIKKVMEDVTSVQAVLPMTTLNHISGHQPSFYNAYFSDRKPDLPADLIVTVIDRQDISRYLSHFMASFAGVFKATLAVSLSFYFLLLYLISKLILDKSTKNISYFKILGFTNREISRIYMNSIRNAVIVYYWLSVPLLNLVLNKAIKASMVKVDVYLDAQLPPYVFLLTFALGLAVYLVVQRLQMRKIAKMDMVQSLKTVSG; the protein is encoded by the coding sequence ATGGTAATGCGCAACCCCATTCACAAACGCATTTTAAGAATGGCCTTAGCCCATCCTGGTAAAGTGCTGCCGTTATTGACAGCCCTCCTGTTGATGACTGCCTTTATGTCATCTTTTTTCATTGCTCAACACACGGTAGAAGACCTGTATTATCAGCAAATGGATGAGGGGCGAGTTGAAGACGGCCAATGGACGACCCTTAATCCCTTGCAGCATGATGCCATTCAGCGCCTGACAAATAAGGGCTTGACCGTTTATGAAAACTTTTACAAAGATATTTCATTTGGGAAAGATAAAACACTCCGCCTTTATAAAAATCGCACAGATGTGGATTTGCCCATTATGACTTCCGGGCGCTTGCCTGAAAAAGACTACGAGATAGCGGTGTCTGCCAACTTGGCAAAAGTAGATGGATTTCACTTGGGCGATTGCTTGACCTTGGAGGGTCAAGCATATACCATCACAGGGCTGATCACCACGCCGGATTACAGCTCCCTGTTAAAAAATCGGCATGATCTTGTAATGGATACCGGTTATTTTGGCATTGCCATGGTGACCGACCAGGCATTTAATGGATTGACCCAGGCGAAAACGAATTATTGTTACGCGTATCAGGCTAAACCGCCAGTCAAACAGACGGCTGCTCAAGAACAGCTGGAGGATTGTTTAAAGCTCATTCAACAGGATAACCAAGTTTTAGACGGTGTTACCCGCTATGAAAACCGTTGTATCACTTATCTTATGGATGATATGGGTGGCGATGTGCCCATGATGATGACCTTGTTGGTCCTGTGTTTTATTGCCTTGGCCTTCATGTCCGGGATGCAGTCAAAAAGCCTCATTGAAGAAGAGGCCCCTGTTATTGGAACCTTGCTGGCTTCCGGTTATAAGCGGCGTGAATTATTCATACACTATATGGCAACACCGAGTATTTTGACGCTGGTGGCTATTTTGGCAGGTAATGTCATTGCCTACGCCGGTGGCTATCGCCTCTACGCCGGTTTGTATGCCACATCTTACAGCCTGCCGCCCTTTGTGCCGGTAATGGACTTGCGCGCCTTACTGTTAGCCGGTGCCATTCCGTTTGGCCTTGTCGTTGGCATTAACGCCCTTATCCTGTTCAGGGCTTTGGGTCATCGCCCCCTGGCCTTTTTGCGCAGCGAATGCCGTCATGATCGAAAGCGTAGGAACCGTTTTACCTTACAAAGGTTTTCCTTTCTCAATACCGCTAAAATTCGCGTTTTGCTGGATAATAAAGGCAATATTTTAGCCTTGTTTTTTGGCCTTTTTATTGCCAACAGTGTGCTAATCTTTGGTCTCTCCCTTGAACCGATGTTTTTAAATTATGCCGATCAGGTCAAATATGAAATGCCATATGATACGATCACCCTTGTAAAAGGCGTGCCATCAGAAGTCATTCGGGCTAAAAAAGGCGTGGTCACCAATTTGGACGTCCGGCTGGACGGTGAAAAAAAGCGCATCTCTTTTTATGGCATGGACCGCGGCAGCCGCTACCATACGCGTTACGCCATCGATGCGCTAAAAGAAGGACAAGTGGCGGTTTCCCACGGATTTGCCGGGAGGTATGGGGTGAAAAAGAATGATGTTATTACCGTATCTGTCCCCTATGCCAGCAAAACCCATCGCCTGGTTATCAAAAAAGTCATGGAGGATGTAACCTCTGTTCAGGCGGTCTTACCGATGACGACATTGAACCATATTTCCGGTCATCAGCCATCTTTTTATAACGCTTATTTTAGCGACCGAAAACCGGATTTGCCCGCAGATCTTATCGTCACCGTTATTGACCGTCAAGATATCAGCCGCTATCTGAGCCACTTTATGGCTTCTTTTGCCGGTGTTTTTAAGGCCACATTGGCGGTCTCGCTGAGCTTCTACTTTTTGCTGCTTTATCTTATCAGCAAGCTTATTTTGGATAAATCGACGAAAAATATCTCGTATTTTAAAATATTGGGCTTCACCAATCGTGAAATCAGCCGCATATACATGAATTCCATAAGAAATGCTGTCATCGTTTACTACTGGCTCAGTGTACCGCTTTTAAATCTTGTTTTGAATAAAGCCATCAAGGCCTCCATGGTAAAGGTGGACGTGTACTTGGATGCCCAACTGCCACCCTACGTTTTCCTGTTGACCTTTGCCCTCGGCCTGGCTGTTTATCTTGTGGTTCAACGCTTGCAAATGCGTAAGATCGCTAAAATGGATATGGTGCAATCCCTCAAGACCGTCAGCGGCTAA
- the fic gene encoding protein adenylyltransferase Fic encodes MSEEELSKKRAIEFWDTGKINEIEIGTYKGLADIHKYLFQDVFPFAGEMRKVNIAKDNFSFAQLIFLPTNLKIIDNLPHKTFEEIIEKYASMNVAHPFCEGNGRSMRIWLNLMLKDSLEVCVGWEKIGKVDYLQAMRRSTYKTLELEALLQEALTDKINDREVYMKGIQVSYDYEGQNGIDIHDL; translated from the coding sequence ATGTCGGAAGAAGAATTGAGTAAAAAACGAGCGATAGAATTCTGGGACACTGGGAAAATAAACGAGATAGAAATTGGCACCTATAAAGGGTTGGCGGACATTCATAAATATCTATTTCAAGATGTATTCCCTTTTGCTGGAGAAATGAGAAAGGTTAATATTGCAAAAGATAATTTTAGCTTTGCCCAACTGATATTCCTGCCTACAAATTTAAAAATAATAGATAATTTGCCGCATAAGACATTTGAAGAAATAATAGAGAAATACGCATCTATGAACGTTGCCCATCCATTCTGTGAAGGGAACGGTCGCTCTATGAGAATATGGCTTAACTTAATGCTGAAAGATAGCTTAGAGGTTTGTGTAGGCTGGGAGAAAATAGGTAAGGTTGATTATTTGCAGGCCATGAGGCGGTCTACTTATAAAACATTGGAACTAGAAGCATTACTCCAGGAAGCATTGACGGATAAAATCAACGATAGAGAAGTGTATATGAAAGGTATACAAGTCTCCTATGATTACGAGGGACAGAATGGTATAGATATACATGACCTTTAG
- the folD gene encoding bifunctional methylenetetrahydrofolate dehydrogenase/methenyltetrahydrofolate cyclohydrolase FolD, translating into MQKISGTDLAKRLRHDMKAEVAALKEAGRQIGLAVVLVGHDPASEIYVANKEKACQEVGIVSRKIVLPENISEADLLTEVAQLNADPAIHGILVQLPLPKHIDENKVICAISPEKDVDGFSPVNLGRLLIGQKAFVPCTPQGCMALLEAAGLSPEGKKAVVIGRSNIVGKPMALLLMQANATVTVCHSKTRDLANELAQADILVVAIGKAGFIQPDQVKDGAVIIDVGINRNKDGKVCGDVDEAAFLAANKDVALTPVPGGVGPMTITMLLKNTILAEAAAFTAKEGR; encoded by the coding sequence ATGCAAAAAATTAGCGGAACAGATTTGGCAAAAAGACTGCGCCATGACATGAAAGCGGAAGTGGCTGCCTTAAAAGAGGCCGGCCGGCAGATTGGTCTTGCGGTGGTGCTGGTGGGGCATGACCCGGCATCTGAAATTTATGTAGCGAATAAAGAAAAAGCCTGTCAAGAGGTGGGCATAGTATCCCGCAAAATTGTGCTGCCGGAAAATATCAGTGAGGCGGACTTGCTCACTGAGGTGGCACAATTAAATGCAGATCCGGCAATTCATGGCATCCTGGTGCAATTGCCCTTGCCAAAGCATATTGATGAAAATAAGGTTATTTGCGCCATTTCACCTGAAAAGGACGTGGATGGCTTCTCTCCAGTGAACCTGGGGCGTCTTTTAATCGGACAGAAGGCCTTTGTGCCTTGTACTCCCCAAGGTTGTATGGCGCTGCTGGAAGCGGCCGGTCTTTCGCCGGAAGGTAAGAAGGCGGTGGTCATTGGGCGGTCAAACATTGTGGGCAAGCCGATGGCCCTGCTTTTGATGCAGGCCAATGCAACGGTGACGGTGTGTCATTCAAAAACCCGGGATTTGGCCAATGAATTGGCGCAGGCGGATATTCTTGTTGTGGCCATCGGAAAAGCAGGCTTTATTCAGCCCGACCAGGTCAAGGATGGCGCGGTCATTATTGACGTGGGGATAAATCGCAACAAGGACGGAAAAGTCTGTGGTGATGTGGATGAAGCGGCTTTTCTTGCGGCAAATAAGGATGTCGCCTTAACGCCTGTGCCCGGCGGCGTCGGGCCGATGACGATTACCATGTTGCTGAAAAATACCATATTGGCAGAGGCCGCTGCTTTTACCGCAAAGGAGGGACGGTAA